A section of the Deltaproteobacteria bacterium genome encodes:
- a CDS encoding Spy/CpxP family protein refolding chaperone: MKTKTMIIAALVLSLVLALSPAVLARGFGPDCGHPHGVPGMMKLRAVLDLNLTDAQREQVRTIVDSYDKQRTPARDTIERARRGFIDAKRADKFNEETVRQAFRKYSTTREEMIVSRGKMMSELKAVLTPEQRAQLEERKRFEGHDRERVRKDHGRRTFDGDRSFRWD, translated from the coding sequence ATGAAAACAAAAACCATGATAATAGCAGCGTTGGTCCTGTCACTCGTTCTGGCCCTGTCCCCGGCGGTCCTGGCGCGGGGATTCGGACCCGACTGCGGTCACCCCCACGGCGTTCCCGGAATGATGAAACTGCGCGCCGTCCTGGACCTGAATCTCACCGACGCCCAGAGAGAACAGGTCAGGACCATTGTGGACAGTTACGACAAACAGAGGACCCCGGCACGGGATACCATTGAAAGGGCACGAAGAGGGTTCATTGACGCGAAGCGCGCCGACAAATTCAACGAAGAGACGGTGCGACAGGCCTTCCGGAAGTATTCCACGACCCGGGAAGAGATGATCGTCTCGCGGGGTAAGATGATGTCGGAACTGAAGGCCGTTCTCACACCCGAACAACGGGCACAACTGGAAGAGCGGAAACGATTCGAAGGACATGACCGGGAAAGAGTACGCAAGGACCACGGCCGGAGAACTTTCGACGGCGACCGTTCCTTCAGGTGGGATTAG
- a CDS encoding efflux transporter outer membrane subunit produces MKTGKLPTGKLVRLACVGAVLMICGCISVGPDYVRPDGATPATWHAGLEEGITDRQSDEEETAKWWTALGDPMLSDLVGRAVEGNLDIKEAQARLRESRARLGISRSGLFPSLDATGLATKSRGSEETGGGQEREFYSVGFDAAWELDLFGGVSRSVEAAQADLQAEEEGLRDVLVSLTAEVALNYAELRTAQARLAAVEKNLQVQEESYRLVRTRVAAGLDDELTELQARYNLENARSQLPGLRASINEAMNRLSILLGETPGSLQGLLREQMPVPAAPLEIVVCVPADLLRRRPDIGRAERELAAQTARIGVATAELYPKLTLNGSIGLEALSPDKLLRTTSHAYTIGPRVTWPIFSAGSIRRNIDVQSALQEQALIQYESTILNALEEVENALVSYAEEERRRESLQEAAQAAREAMDLARTNYIAGLSDYDDVLDAQRMLLSLEEQLAQSSGTALTYLIQLYKALGGGWERPGTNAVTINDRSEETL; encoded by the coding sequence ATGAAGACCGGAAAACTTCCCACAGGGAAACTCGTCCGGCTCGCCTGTGTCGGTGCTGTTCTCATGATCTGCGGATGCATTTCCGTCGGTCCCGATTATGTCCGCCCCGATGGTGCGACGCCTGCGACATGGCATGCCGGGCTCGAAGAGGGGATCACGGATCGGCAGAGCGATGAAGAAGAGACGGCGAAATGGTGGACCGCCCTGGGAGACCCGATGCTGTCGGACCTAGTCGGCCGTGCCGTGGAGGGGAATCTTGATATAAAGGAAGCGCAGGCACGGCTTCGGGAGTCGCGCGCGCGCCTCGGCATCAGCAGATCAGGGCTGTTCCCGTCACTTGATGCGACGGGTTTGGCGACGAAAAGCAGGGGCAGCGAAGAGACCGGGGGCGGGCAGGAACGGGAATTTTATTCGGTCGGGTTTGACGCCGCCTGGGAACTTGATCTCTTCGGCGGGGTGAGCCGTTCCGTCGAGGCGGCTCAGGCGGACCTCCAGGCCGAAGAGGAAGGTCTTCGTGACGTCCTCGTGTCCCTGACCGCGGAAGTGGCGCTGAACTACGCGGAATTGCGGACCGCACAGGCCCGGCTGGCTGCAGTGGAAAAGAACCTGCAGGTTCAGGAGGAATCTTACCGGCTTGTCCGGACCCGTGTTGCCGCGGGGCTCGATGATGAGCTCACGGAGCTTCAGGCTCGATATAACCTGGAGAATGCGCGCTCACAACTGCCGGGATTGCGCGCGTCGATCAACGAGGCAATGAACAGGCTTTCCATACTGCTCGGGGAAACACCGGGTTCACTGCAGGGCCTTCTACGTGAACAGATGCCTGTCCCGGCGGCACCCCTTGAGATCGTCGTCTGTGTGCCGGCCGATCTCCTGCGGCGGCGCCCCGATATCGGCAGGGCGGAACGCGAACTGGCGGCCCAGACCGCCCGGATCGGTGTCGCCACGGCGGAACTCTACCCGAAATTGACCCTGAACGGTTCGATCGGGCTTGAAGCGCTGTCACCGGATAAACTGCTGAGAACGACCAGTCACGCTTACACCATCGGTCCCCGCGTCACCTGGCCGATCTTCAGTGCCGGTTCCATCCGGCGGAACATCGACGTGCAGTCCGCGCTCCAGGAACAGGCCCTGATACAGTATGAATCGACCATACTGAACGCGCTTGAGGAAGTTGAAAATGCTCTTGTTTCCTATGCCGAAGAAGAGCGGCGCCGGGAATCGCTGCAGGAAGCGGCGCAGGCGGCCCGGGAAGCGATGGACCTTGCCCGGACAAACTATATCGCCGGTCTGAGCGATTACGATGATGTGCTCGACGCGCAACGCATGCTCCTGTCCCTTGAGGAGCAGCTTGCCCAGAGCAGCGGGACCGCCCTGACGTACCTCATTCAGTTATACAAGGCCCTGGGGGGCGGCTGGGAGAGACCGGGGACCAATGCAGTGACGATCAATGATCGATCTGAGGAGACCCTATGA
- a CDS encoding efflux RND transporter periplasmic adaptor subunit — translation MKEERNAHTDIERTLGLDRSAGGGKHLKRLFLWGIPVLIAVVLLILWAGGNGADTVSFKTQPAQKGDLVVTVSATGNLEPKNQVDVSSELSGIIDSVDVDYNDHVTAGQVLARLDTDKLEAGILQSQAVLTSAEARILQARATLKESRTQLERLRKAHELSSGKVPSRKELDAAEAAVDRAAADEASARAQVAEARAALEVQETERGKASIRSPINGVVLSRDVEPGQTVASSLQAPVLFTLAEDLTKMELHVDIDEADVGQVKDGQEATFTVDAYPDWTFPARIKQVRYGARTSEGVVTYTAVLDVDNSELLLRPGMTATADITVEHVQNAVLVPNAALRFTPPAGEENGGKRRSSGNGGVIGALLPHPPRQERKETSITTTASEQRVWTLRDDRLMPVSLVTGATDGIMTEVRQGDIEPGMPLVVGTENKEK, via the coding sequence ATGAAAGAAGAGAGGAATGCACACACCGACATTGAACGCACCCTGGGCCTGGACCGGTCCGCGGGCGGTGGAAAACACCTGAAACGCCTGTTTCTGTGGGGCATCCCGGTCCTCATCGCGGTGGTTCTCCTTATACTGTGGGCCGGCGGCAATGGCGCCGACACGGTCAGTTTCAAGACGCAGCCGGCGCAGAAGGGCGACCTTGTTGTTACGGTCAGTGCCACGGGCAACCTGGAACCGAAGAACCAGGTGGATGTGAGCAGTGAGCTTTCCGGAATTATCGATTCCGTCGACGTTGACTATAACGATCACGTTACCGCGGGTCAGGTCCTGGCCCGGCTTGACACCGACAAGCTTGAAGCCGGTATCCTCCAGTCACAGGCGGTGCTCACATCAGCCGAGGCACGGATTCTCCAGGCCCGGGCGACACTGAAGGAATCCCGGACGCAACTCGAACGGTTGCGAAAAGCCCACGAATTGAGCAGCGGCAAGGTACCCTCCCGGAAGGAACTTGATGCCGCCGAAGCGGCGGTTGACCGTGCCGCGGCCGATGAGGCGAGTGCGAGAGCTCAGGTTGCTGAGGCCCGGGCCGCGCTTGAGGTTCAGGAGACCGAACGGGGAAAGGCGTCCATCCGCTCTCCCATCAATGGAGTGGTGTTGAGCCGGGATGTGGAACCGGGACAGACCGTCGCCTCCTCTCTCCAGGCACCGGTACTGTTCACCCTGGCCGAGGACCTGACCAAGATGGAACTGCATGTTGACATTGACGAAGCCGATGTCGGACAGGTGAAGGATGGTCAGGAAGCGACCTTCACCGTTGACGCCTATCCGGACTGGACATTCCCCGCCAGGATCAAACAGGTCCGCTACGGCGCCCGGACATCGGAAGGCGTTGTAACCTATACGGCGGTGCTTGACGTCGATAATTCAGAGCTGTTGCTCAGACCGGGCATGACGGCAACGGCGGACATTACGGTGGAACACGTGCAGAATGCCGTTCTTGTGCCCAATGCGGCGCTGCGCTTTACACCGCCCGCCGGTGAAGAAAACGGGGGAAAACGAAGATCTTCGGGTAACGGCGGCGTCATCGGGGCGTTGCTGCCCCACCCGCCCCGGCAGGAACGGAAAGAAACGTCGATCACGACGACCGCGTCGGAGCAGCGCGTTTGGACACTGCGGGATGATCGCCTGATGCCGGTATCCCTTGTGACCGGAGCGACGGACGGTATCATGACGGAGGTCAGGCAGGGGGACATCGAACCCGGCATGCCGCTTGTCGTCGGGACGGAGAATAAGGAAAAATGA